A window of the Megalopta genalis isolate 19385.01 chromosome 2, iyMegGena1_principal, whole genome shotgun sequence genome harbors these coding sequences:
- the LOC117219256 gene encoding 4'-phosphopantetheine phosphatase, whose protein sequence is METAEIEENRNHPKSIKLPATVEVFANLKNAQKFAIDIGLSLTKIAYYSTVSYRKALYEDTGLGNTGERAYKVYEGNKLHFVKFETQYIENCLDSVKENLVNVERFQGKSIKVTGGGAYKYTPLLQEKLGLIVDKEDEIACLIKGCNFLLKNIPCEAFEFERHGSPEYKFQKADPNIFPYMLVNIGSGVSIMKVESDKVFERVGGTATGGGTFWGLGSLLTKRKGFDELLQLADRGDHRNVDMLVKDIYGGDYSSQGLSGELIASSFGKATSCNNGRLKFSEADLVRSLLFTISNDIGQIASLYATVHKIDKIYFGGYFLRNHPLSMHTISYSIKYWSHGKVKPLFLRHEGYLGAIGAFLYGAEQSDEHSWLENYAGSSGFKDSVCTNLGITVDQLEIDQAENAVTFCPLLKDPATYNPDTTDLAEDKEARDYWLQCFEESVDKFVARAIHSQPHSPTAKDRATKLKEKYVNRLHYLHLQPFAYGTLTVRVLLDTIEHCMKEFDFPDPYLHQKKKENEEALNHLKERLAVVDKLKGVEKTSALILGVLSGNMFDWGAKAVATLMETTDFGFAEAEAKIPGRPWLRDDLDDWIERLEVGKPHKCAAIFVDNSGVDIVLGILPFARDLLQRGTKVILCANSMPALNDVTYPELVVTLRDAAKICKVIRHALKENRLIPMETAQAGPCLDLSRLNLDLCLAMVKHNVDLIVIEGMGRTLHTNLYAKLTCECLKLAVIKNRWLALRLGGDMYSVICKYERPQPKSTIYDVDMGEKCPSECIDTRVPECTCENDD, encoded by the exons ATGGAAACGGCTGAAATCGAGGAGAATAGGAATCACCCTAAGTCCATAAAATTACCAGCCACAGTCGAGGTATTCGCAAATTTgaaaaatgctcaaaaattcGCTATTGACATCG GCTTATCACTGACGAAAATAGCTTATTATTCAACAGTTAGTTATCGCAAAGCACTCTATGAAGATACAGGTTTAGGGAATACTGGAGAACGGGCATACAAAGTATACGAAGGAAATAAACTTCATTTTGTTAAGTTTGAAACTCAATACATTGAAAACTGTTTAGACTctgtaaaagaaaatttagtGAATGTTGAAAGGTTTCAAGGCAAAAGCATTAAAGTAACTGGAGGAGGAGCATATAAATATACCCCTTTGTTGCAAGAAAAATTGGGCTTGAT TGTTGATAAGGAAGATGAAATAGCATGTTTGATAAAAGGCTGTAATTTTTTACTTAAAAACATACCATGCGAAGCATTCGAATTTGAAAGGCATGGATCTCCTGAGTATAAATTTCAAAAGGCTGATCCTAACATATTTCCATATATGTTAGTTAATATCGGTAGTGGTGTCAGTATTATGAAA GTAGAATCTGATAAAGTATTTGAAAGAGTTGGTGGCACAGCTACCGGAGGAGGAACATTTTGGGGTCTAGGCTCGTTACTCACAAAGAGAAAG GGCTTTGATGAATTGCTGCAACTTGCAGACCGAGGAGATCATCGTAATGTTGATATGTTAGTGAAAGATATTTATGGAGGTGATTATTCTTCTCAAGGTTTGTCTGGGGAGCTTATTGCATCTTCTTTTGGTAAAGCAACATCTTGCAATAACG GGCGATTGAAATTTTCCGAAGCAGATCTTGTTAGAAGTCTTTTATTCACAATAAGCAATGATATTGGACAAATAGCTAGTTTGTATGCAACTGTGCATAAAATAGACAAGATTTATTTTGGAGGCTATTTTCTCCGTAATCACCCTCTATCGATGCATACTATTTCATATTCCATCAAATACTGGTCACAT gggaaagtAAAACCGCTTTTCCTGCGCCACGAGGGTTACCTGGGTGCGATTGGGGCATTTTTATACGGCGCTGAACAGTCGGATGAACATAGCTGGTTAGAAAATTATGCAGGTTCTTCAGGATTCAAGGATTCAGTATGCACTAATCTTGGAATTACAGTTGATCAGTTGGAGATTGACCAAGCAGAAAATGCTGTCACATTTTGCCCATTATTAAAAGATCCTGCAACTTACAATCCTGATACAACGGATCTTGCAGAAGACAAAGAAGCTAG GGATTACTGGCTTCAGTGCTTCGAGGAATCGGTGGACAAGTTTGTGGCGAGAGCTATTCACAGTCAACCTCATAGCCCAACTGCAAAGGACAGAGCAACAAAACTTAAGGAGAAATATGTCAATAGACTACATTATCTACACTTGCAACCATT TGCATATGGAACGCTCACTGTAAGAGTATTGTTGGACACTATTGAACATTGTATGAAGGAATTCGACTTCCCCGATCCCTATTTACAT CAAAAGAAGAAGGAAAACGAAGAAGCTTTAAATCATTTGAAAGAACGATTAGCTGTTGTGGATAAGTTAAAGGGAGTGGAAAAGACAAGTGCTTTAATATTAGGGGTTCTAAGTGGTAATATGTTTGATTGGGGTGCGAAAGCTGTTGCTACTTTAATGGAAACAACAGACTTTGGTTTTGCAGAGGCTGAAGCAAAAATACCAG GTAGGCCCTGGTTACGAGACGATCTGGATGATTGGATAGAAAGATTGGAAGTAGGAAAACCTCATAAATGCGCAGCCATTTTTGTCGACAACAGTGGAGTTGACATAGTGTTGGGGATTTTACCATTTGCCCGAGACTTATTACAGCGAGGCACCAAA GTTATACTCTGCGCTAATTCAATGCCAGCGTTAAACGATGTAACATATCCAGAACTGGTTGTGACGTTGCGGGACGCAGCAAAAATATGTAAAGTGATTAGGCACGCTCTGAAAGAAAATCGATTGATCCCCATGGAAACGGCTCAAGCAGGACCTTGTCTTGATCTCAG CCGCCTGAATCTAGATCTGTGTCTCGCGATGGTAAAGCATAACGTTGATCTTATTGTAATCGAAGGCATGGGCAGAACACTTCATACAAATCTTTACGCAAAGCTGACTTGCGAATGTTTGAAGCTAGCAGTTATTAAAAATCGGTGGCTGGCGCTTCGTTTAGGCGGTGACATGTACTCCGTGATATGTAAATACGAGCGACCACAACCAAAATCCACCATTTACGATGTTGATATGGGAGAAAAATGTCCATCGGAGTGTATCGATACAAGGGTGCCAGAATGTACATGTGAGAACGATGATTAA
- the Alg9 gene encoding alpha-1,2-mannosyltransferase Alg9 isoform X1 has translation MAPNQRQRQLFISKKELKKINGRRFSKPEESSGIGIIYPGVDTAFKLLLSVRFCSAIWSHITDCDETYNYWEPSHYLLYGNGQQTWEYSPQYALRSYVYLLIHMVPAKVYHYLLEPNPVLVFYFVRCLLCVGCALSEVYFYKKVCREFGLHIGRLTFVFLIVSSGMYIASAAFLPSSFSMYLSTVAIAAWYGRQYELAIFATAISALLGWPFAALLGVPIAIEMLICKQEWIKFLKWVIISGIVILVPMVWIDSMYYGKLVIAPLNIVMYNVFTNHGPNIYGTEPLSYYIYNGFLNFNFIFIGALWAPFGLLLVWLFVPERPRNKQCLSYWYSLAPLYCWFLVFFLQSHKEERFLFPVYPMICLAGAVAVDVVQKLYFFIRTKLSPLHIAYHYLQYTIHITLLTVLICGFLGVSRSLAIYKGYYAPMEIMIESNKFGSEGDISTDTNINFCIGKEWHRFSSSFFFPSNNWKLQFLRSEFRGQLPQPYLDHENATTVIQPNFNDMNREEPSRYFNLEKCHFIVDLDVGIETALEPNYARLSDNFTVIKSSKFLDSARSHQFFRAFYIPFVSRKFCTYGSYNLLRNTKLKPVSQTSKEKDTKTS, from the exons ATGGCGCCGAATCAACGTCAACGTCAGCTTTTTATTTCaaagaaagaattaaaaaagATCAATGGCAGAAGATTTTCAAA ACCTGAAGAATCGTCTGGTATTGGTATCATTTATCCCGGAGTAGATACAGCGTTTAAATTACTTTTATCTGTTAGATTTTGTTCTGCTATATGGAGTCACATAACTGACTGCGACGAAACATATAATTATTGGGAACCA AGTCACTACTTGCTTTATGGAAACGGCCAACAAACATGGGAATACAGTCCGCAATATGCATTAAGATCTTACGTGTACCTATTAATTCATATGGTACCAGCTAAAGTTTATCATTATTTGTTAGAGCCAAATCCTGTGTTAGTCTTCTATTTTGTGAGATGCCTACTATGTGTAGGTTGCGCATTATCTGAAGTGTACTTCTATAA GAAAGTATGCAGAGAATTTGGACTTCATATAGGAAGACTAACATTTGTCTTCCTTATTGTGAGTTCTGGAATGTACATTGCAAGTGCTGCATTCTTACCATCTTCATTTTCAAT GTATTTAAGTACTGTTGCCATAGCAGCTTGGTACGGACGTCAATATGAATTAGCTATTTTTGCCACTGCTATATCTGCATTATTAGGGTGGCCATTTGCAGCATTACTTGG AGTTCCAATTGCGATAGAAATGTTAATTTGTAAGCAAGAATGGATCAAATTTTTAAAGTGGGTTATTATATCCGGTATTGTTATCTTGGTACCAATGGTATGGATCGATTCAATGTATTATGGAAAATTAGTAATAGCACCATTAAACATTGTGATGTACAATGTTTTTACTAATCATGGTCCAAATATTTATGGGACAGAACCTCTCAGTTACTATATCTACAACGGATttttaaatttcaattttattttcattggcGCACTTTGGGCTCCGTTTGGATTG CTTTTAGTATGGTTGTTTGTACCAGAACGTCCAAGGAACAAACAGTGTTTGTCATATTGGTATTCTTTGGCACCTTTATACTGTTGGTTTCTGGTTTTCTTTCTTCAATCTCATAAG GAGGAAAGATTTTTATTTCCTGTATATCCAATGATCTGTTTGGCTGGAGCAGTAGCTGTGGATGTCGTTCAAAAATTGTACTTTTTTATAAGAACAAAACTCAGCCCCTTGCATATCGCTTATCATTATTTGCAATACACAATTCACATTACTCTCCTTACTGTTTTAATATGTGGCTTCCTTGGTGTATCCAGATCCTTAGCAATATATAAGGGCTATTATGCACCAATGGAAATAATGATTGAAAGTAACAAGTTTGGATCAGAAGGAGATATTTCAACAGACACGAATATAAATTTTTGCATTGGCAAGGAGTGGCATCGGTTTTCAAGTAGTTTTTTTTTCCCATCGAATAA ttGGAAACTTCAGTTCTTGAGGTCCGAATTTAGAGGACAATTACCACAGCCTTATCTAGATCATGAAAATGCAACTACTGTAATTCAACCCAATTTTAATGATATGAACAGAGAAGAACCATCGCGTTAT TTTAATTTagaaaagtgccattttatAGTAGATCTAGATGTTGGAATTGAGACCGCTTTGGAACCGAATTATGCTCGATTAAGTGATAATTTTACTGTAATAAAATCTTCCAAATTTTTAGATTCTGCAAG atCACATCAGTTTTTCAGGGCGTTTTATATACCTTTTGTATCTCGTAAATTTTGTACATATGGTTCATATAATTTGTTGCGAAATACTAAATTGAAGCCCGTTTCTCAGACGTCAAAGGAGAAAGATACAAAGACCTCTTGA
- the Alg9 gene encoding alpha-1,2-mannosyltransferase Alg9 isoform X2: MVPAKVYHYLLEPNPVLVFYFVRCLLCVGCALSEVYFYKKVCREFGLHIGRLTFVFLIVSSGMYIASAAFLPSSFSMYLSTVAIAAWYGRQYELAIFATAISALLGWPFAALLGVPIAIEMLICKQEWIKFLKWVIISGIVILVPMVWIDSMYYGKLVIAPLNIVMYNVFTNHGPNIYGTEPLSYYIYNGFLNFNFIFIGALWAPFGLLLVWLFVPERPRNKQCLSYWYSLAPLYCWFLVFFLQSHKEERFLFPVYPMICLAGAVAVDVVQKLYFFIRTKLSPLHIAYHYLQYTIHITLLTVLICGFLGVSRSLAIYKGYYAPMEIMIESNKFGSEGDISTDTNINFCIGKEWHRFSSSFFFPSNNWKLQFLRSEFRGQLPQPYLDHENATTVIQPNFNDMNREEPSRYFNLEKCHFIVDLDVGIETALEPNYARLSDNFTVIKSSKFLDSARSHQFFRAFYIPFVSRKFCTYGSYNLLRNTKLKPVSQTSKEKDTKTS, encoded by the exons ATGGTACCAGCTAAAGTTTATCATTATTTGTTAGAGCCAAATCCTGTGTTAGTCTTCTATTTTGTGAGATGCCTACTATGTGTAGGTTGCGCATTATCTGAAGTGTACTTCTATAA GAAAGTATGCAGAGAATTTGGACTTCATATAGGAAGACTAACATTTGTCTTCCTTATTGTGAGTTCTGGAATGTACATTGCAAGTGCTGCATTCTTACCATCTTCATTTTCAAT GTATTTAAGTACTGTTGCCATAGCAGCTTGGTACGGACGTCAATATGAATTAGCTATTTTTGCCACTGCTATATCTGCATTATTAGGGTGGCCATTTGCAGCATTACTTGG AGTTCCAATTGCGATAGAAATGTTAATTTGTAAGCAAGAATGGATCAAATTTTTAAAGTGGGTTATTATATCCGGTATTGTTATCTTGGTACCAATGGTATGGATCGATTCAATGTATTATGGAAAATTAGTAATAGCACCATTAAACATTGTGATGTACAATGTTTTTACTAATCATGGTCCAAATATTTATGGGACAGAACCTCTCAGTTACTATATCTACAACGGATttttaaatttcaattttattttcattggcGCACTTTGGGCTCCGTTTGGATTG CTTTTAGTATGGTTGTTTGTACCAGAACGTCCAAGGAACAAACAGTGTTTGTCATATTGGTATTCTTTGGCACCTTTATACTGTTGGTTTCTGGTTTTCTTTCTTCAATCTCATAAG GAGGAAAGATTTTTATTTCCTGTATATCCAATGATCTGTTTGGCTGGAGCAGTAGCTGTGGATGTCGTTCAAAAATTGTACTTTTTTATAAGAACAAAACTCAGCCCCTTGCATATCGCTTATCATTATTTGCAATACACAATTCACATTACTCTCCTTACTGTTTTAATATGTGGCTTCCTTGGTGTATCCAGATCCTTAGCAATATATAAGGGCTATTATGCACCAATGGAAATAATGATTGAAAGTAACAAGTTTGGATCAGAAGGAGATATTTCAACAGACACGAATATAAATTTTTGCATTGGCAAGGAGTGGCATCGGTTTTCAAGTAGTTTTTTTTTCCCATCGAATAA ttGGAAACTTCAGTTCTTGAGGTCCGAATTTAGAGGACAATTACCACAGCCTTATCTAGATCATGAAAATGCAACTACTGTAATTCAACCCAATTTTAATGATATGAACAGAGAAGAACCATCGCGTTAT TTTAATTTagaaaagtgccattttatAGTAGATCTAGATGTTGGAATTGAGACCGCTTTGGAACCGAATTATGCTCGATTAAGTGATAATTTTACTGTAATAAAATCTTCCAAATTTTTAGATTCTGCAAG atCACATCAGTTTTTCAGGGCGTTTTATATACCTTTTGTATCTCGTAAATTTTGTACATATGGTTCATATAATTTGTTGCGAAATACTAAATTGAAGCCCGTTTCTCAGACGTCAAAGGAGAAAGATACAAAGACCTCTTGA
- the LOC117219251 gene encoding golgin subfamily A member 2 has product MNLSKTEKLLAAKKKLREFQLNKIMQDGSAKRKHSGDVSQGQHTETNTPDSKISTISTLETSANGKSVPDQNCQRHETPSVDTIINTENTINVDNLHNVVEEIAKPVQDIAQAKLNSEVENKVELSDFPKVQKEHLLEMVSAVTDVLTNDSEHSETNLDCDLVCRNQFLSSYLEEQKKNINDLHIELSNSHSRIKELEAKLETKEMEFQVQLAREVNPLKEQLQIHTQTTGILIAEKAELTAALSQAQQSTRQSREEIKELTRKLKNSQVHIIELKKETVGLKTANEELRKNYHQLQNEQESLANKFLELKKEKEDLNLETSELKQKLNLKKTELIAVQQELNEKTALLSLSEIRIQQMTGAIPTEEEKYAANVLEQELAHVKESLNVVNIEKDETVKQYENYVKQLDTQHDKLVEEIQKQNRTIENLQSREQSYVQRLSELEQQLQKEREKLENLLPLQDCQNEMNNLLKSIDELTLEQERLHITLSEKDSQIEMLTKDINDLRETGNNEAEVTKLVTALESEQLGASRALHQNRQLKEQLTDMENAFVSLSNAKLDLTEQLQAERSIGRKLNVQLSNVETELDQFKEKLKEKESVLEELEKERLQSAQIADQMQHYQAQSHHADIFQRELQNALITIEKLEKEKKALMEMIKEKPQVNTSSEEDSSTVNANVSDLIEQTNSEKLVHDIVVSEPIKQLEERFKQTMERVAELTEEKQKLEHLVLQLQSETETIGEYITLYQKQRAVLKSRTREKEQVFRQLLDQRNQQQEQLHKLKVLVSEFLRKEYIHSNGTEHITQTEMSANDFVSAKKINESETENGVSEILDILTEIKDCKDSCLFEPNFHPCPWCSGKLLTV; this is encoded by the exons atGAACTTAAGTAAAACTGAGAAATTATTGGCTGCCAAGAAAAAG CTCAGAGAATttcaattgaacaaaataatgcAGGATGGTTCTGCAAAACGAAAACATTCGGGGGATGTTTCACAG GGTCAGCATACAGAAACAAATACACCAGATTCCAAAATTAGTACAATATCTACATTGGAAACTTCTGCAAATGGTAAATCTGTTCCTGATCAAAATTGTCAAAGACATGAAACTCCATCGGtagatacaataataaatacagAAAATACTATAAATGTTGATAATTTACATAATGTGGTAGAAGAGATTGCTAAACCTGTGCAAGATATAGCACAGGCTAAGTTGAATTCAGAGGTTGAAAATAAAGTGGAATTAAGTGATTTTCCAAAAGTACAGAAAGAACATCTTTTGGAAATGGTGTCTGCAGTTACAGATGttttaacaaatgattctgaGCACTCTGAAACAAATTTGGATTGTGATTTGGTGTGTCGTAATCAGTTTCTAAGTTCGTATTTGGAAGAACAGAAAAAGAATATTAATGATCTACACATAGAGCTTAGTAATTCT CACAGCAGAATTAaagaattggaagctaagttgGAGACAAAAGAGATGGAATTTCAAGTACAATTAGCACGCGAAGTAAATCCTTTAAAAGAACAATTACAAATTCATACACAAACAACTGGAATCCTAATAGCAGAAAAGGCAGAGCTTACCGCTGCTCTtagtcaagctcaacagagtACTAGACAAAGCAGAG AAGAGATAAAAGAATTAACACGAAAGTTAAAAAATTCTCAAGTacatataattgaattaaaaaaagaaacagttGGCTTAAAAACTGCTAATGAAGAATTGAGAAAAAATTATCATCAGTTGCAAAATGAACAAGAATCTTTGGCAAACAAATTTTTGgaattgaaaaaagaaaaagaagacttAAATTTAGAGACGTCTGAattgaaacagaaattaaatttgAAGAAAACAGAACTAATAGCTGTTCAACAAGAACTTAATGAAAAAACAGCATTACTTTCATTGAGTGAAATTAGAATACAACAG ATGACAGGTGCTATACCTACAGAAGAAGAAAAGTATGCAGCAAATGTTTTAGAACAAGAACTTGCACATGTCAAAGAGTCTCTAAATGTTGTAAACATTGAAAAAGATGAAACTGTTAAACAATATGAGAATTATGTGAAACAATTAGATACGCAACACGATAAATTAGTAGAAGAG attcagaaacaAAATAGAACTATAGAAAATTTACAATCCAGAGAACAGAGTTATGTACAAAGATTGTCCGAACTGGAGCAACAGTTGCAAAAAGAAAGGGAGAAACTAGAAAATCTATTGCCTTTACAAGATTGTCAAAATGAAATGAATAATCTTCTAAAAAGTATAGATGAGCTTACTTTAGAACAAGAAAGACTACATATTACACTTTCTGAAAAG GATTCACAAATTGAAATGTTAACGAAAGACATAAATGACTTACGTGAAACAGGTAATAATGAAGCTGAAGTAACAAAATTAGTTACCGCTCTTGAAAGCGAACAGTTAGGAGCATCTAGAGCACTTCATCAAAATCGACAGTTAAAAGAACAATTGACTGATATGGAGAATGCTTTTGTTTCCCTA AGTAATGCAAAGTTGGACTTGACGGAACAACTTCAAGCAGAGCGTTCGATTGGACGAAAATTAAATGTCCAGTTAAGTAATGTTGAAACTGAGTTAGACCAATTCAAGGAGaagttaaaagaaaaagaatctgTACTTGAAGAACTTGAAAAAGAAAGACTTCAAAGTGCTCAGATAGCTGATCAGATGCAGCACTATCAAGCACAATCTCATCATGCTGATATTTTTCAACGAGAGCTACAGAATGCGTTG ATCACCATTGAAAAATTGGAAAAAGAGAAGAAAGCTCTTATGGAGATGATAAAAGAAAAACCACAAGTCAATACTTCTTCTGAAGAAGACTCGAGTACTGTAAATGCCAATGTCTCTGACTTGATCGAACAAACAAATTCGGAAAAATTAGTACATGATATAGTAGTATCCGAACCTATAAAACAATTGGAAGAAAGATTCAAACAGACAATGGAACGAGTGGCTGAACTTACAGAAGAGAAACAAAAGCTTGAACATCTTGTGTTACAATTACAAAGTGAAACAGAAACAATAG GCGAATACATAACATTGTATCAGAAGCAGAGAGCAGTGCTTAAAAGTAGAACAAGAGAAAAAGAACAAGTATTCCGACAATTGCTCGATCAAAGaaatcaacaacaagaacaacttcATAAATTGAAGGTTTTGGTTAGCGAATTCCTTAGAAAAGAATACATTCATTCTAATGGGACAGAACATATAACACAAACAG AAATGAGTGCTAACGACTTTGTTTCCGCAAAGAAGATAAACGAATCCGAAACCGAAAACGGTGTTTCTGAGATACTAGATATTTTAACAGAAATAAAAGATTGTAAGGATTCGTGCTTATTTGAGCCGAATTTCCACCCATGTCCTTGGTGTTCTGGAAAGTTACTAACAGTCTAA
- the Rpp30 gene encoding ribonuclease P protein subunit Rpp30 produces MDIRQTVGFYDLCVNDPASDRHNLYLILSKLHELGFKTVALNTNLDEGAVVPDKKKKKKNDESESFQNITLNTFDIESIREKFDGKLKIFNRITFHCSDPAKTHILNHAQSLKKYDLYAFIPKTQNALQFACTQLNCDIITLKASSTTFKLNKKLYKQAIERGVHFEIQYTDLINTESRKLTIHYSHLFHTYGKSKNVILSSGASDAKTIRNPYDLIYLSRILGLNEIKAKASVSHQCRKLLLRAERRRRGKAAFIIEEEKETMNDIEDNGGLPKKLKL; encoded by the exons ATGGATATTAGACAAACTGTAGGATTTTATGATTTATGTGTAAATGATCCAGCGAGTGATAGACACAATTTATATCTTATTTTGTCAAAATTGCATGAATTGGGATTTAAAACAGTAGCACTAAATACTAATTTAGATGAAGGTGCCGTTGTACcggataaaaagaaaaaaaagaaaaatgatgaaaGCGAATCATTCCAGAATATTACATTAAACACATTTGATATAGAAAGCATAAGAGAGAAGTTTGATggaaagttaaaaatttttaatcgGATTACATTTCATTGCTCCGATCCAGCAAAGACACATATATTAAATCATGCTCAAAGTTTAAAGAAATACGATTTATATGCTTTTATTCCAAAAACACAAAATGCATTACAGTTTGCATGTACCCAATTAAATTGTGATATAATTACTTTGAAAGCATCTTCTACAacttttaaattgaacaaaaaattatataaacaaGCTATTGAAAGAGGAGTACATTTTGAAATTCAATATACTGATCTAATAAATACAGAATCTAGAAAACTTACTATACATTATTCACATCTGTTTCATACATATGGAAAAAGTAAG AATGTTATATTATCTAGTGGTGCTAGTGATGCCAAAACCATTAGGAATCCAtacgatttaatttatttatcacGCATACTTGGATTGAATGAAATTAAAGCCAAAGCATCAGTATCACACCAATGTAGAAAGCTTCTTCTGAGAGCAG AAAGAAGACGAAGAGGGAAAGCAGCATTCAtaattgaagaagaaaaagaaacaatgaatgatattgaagataatgGTGGACTTCCAAAAAAATTGAAACTGTAA
- the mRpL11 gene encoding mitochondrial ribosomal protein L11: MSKAMSKGMSKTLAKGRVMKKVTTKVVHSSPLRVTIPAGLASSKPPLGSQLGQRNINVQNFINEFNKRTEDMKQGIPIPCRVKVKADGSFDLVMHSPPATYFLKQAAGIEKGQMVKGEVAGKITFKHLYEIACIKSQDPPQALMTLENICKMLIGVARSCGIQVVHTLDPVEHEEFMKQREENVQALLEEMKLSRESKLLRTGVQ, translated from the exons ATGTCGAAGGCAATGTCGAAGGGAATGTCGAAGACACTTGCGAAGGGTAGAGTTATGAAAAAAGTTACAACCAAAGTAGTTCATTCTTCGCCACTACGGGTGACCATTCCTGCGGGATTGGCAAGTAGCAAGCCACCTCTTGGATCACAGCTTGGACAG agAAATATAAATGTACAAAATTTTATCAACGAGTTCAATAAAAGAACTGAAGATATGAAACAAGGCATACCTATCCCATGTAGAGTCAAAGTAAAAGCAGACGGTTCCTTTGACTTAGTCATGCACAGTCCTCCAGCTACGTATTTCTTAAAGCAGGCAGCTGGAATAGAGAAAGGACAAATGGTGAAAG GTGAAGTAGCTGGTAAAATAACATTCAAACACTTATATGAAATTGCTTGTATCAAGTCACAAGATCCACCCCAAGCATTAATGACTTTGGAAAATATTTGTAAGATGCTTATTGGTGTAGCCCGCAGCTGTGGTATTCAAGTAGTACATACTTTAGACCCTGTAGAACATGAAGAATTTATGAAACAGCGAGAAGAGAATGTTCAAGCTTTACTAGAAGAGATGAAGTTATCCAGAGAATCTAAATTGCTCAGAACAGGAGTTCAGTAA